The Brassica napus cultivar Da-Ae chromosome C7, Da-Ae, whole genome shotgun sequence genome has a segment encoding these proteins:
- the LOC106398050 gene encoding uncharacterized protein LOC106398050 has translation MAPKFDTEKMQERQNFRNVWHTDLTHTIQGDTPYCCFALWCAPCASYLLRKRALYNDMSRYICCAGYMPCSGRCGEAKCPQLCLATEVFCCFGTSVASTRFLLQDEFQIQTTQCDNCIIGFMVCLSQVACIFSIVACIVGIDELSEASQLLSCLSDMVYCTVCACMQTQHKVEMDKRDGKFGPQPMAVPPPQVMSRIDQAAPPAIGYPPQGYPQHPPPGYPQNPPAYPQYPPGPAYPPQGYPK, from the exons ATGGCGCCGAAGTTCGACACGGAGAAGATGCAGGAACGCCAGAACTTCCGTAACGTATGGCACACTGATCTCACTCACACCATCCAGGGCGATACTCCCT ATTGCTGCTTTGCATTGTGGTG TGCCCCTTGTGCATCATACTTGCTTCGCAAGCGTGCGCTTTACAATGACATGTCTAG GTACATATGCTGCGCTGGTTACATGCCGTGTAGTGGCAGGTGTGGAGAAGCCAAATGTCCTCAACTTTGTCTTGCCACTGAG GTCTTTTGCTGCTTTGGAACCTCTGTGGCCTCGACTCGTTTCCTTCTGCAAGATGAGTTCCAAATTCAGACCACACAATGTGACAACTGCATCATT GGTTTTATGGTTTGCCTCAGCCAAGTGGCTTGCATATTCTCCATAGTTGCGTGTATCGTCGGCATTGATGAGCTTTCAGAAGCTTCCCAGCTGCTCTCTTGTTTATCTGACATGGTGTACTGCAC GGTTTGCGCTTGTATGCAG ACACAACACAAGGTGGAAATGGACAAGAGAGATGGTAAGTTCGGTCCACAACCAATGGCTGTGCCTCCCCCTCAGGTAATGTCACGGATTGATCAAGCCGCTCCACCCGCTATCGGTTATCCTCCACAAGGTTACCCACAACACCCTCCTCCAGGCTATCCTCAAAACCCTCCAGCTTATCCTCAGTACCCTCCTGGTCCGGCTTATCCACCTCAAGGTTACCCAAAGTAA